In Mycoplasmopsis fermentans PG18, one genomic interval encodes:
- a CDS encoding Mbov_0398 family ICE element protein — protein sequence MKTWEISQENKKGDKLYVKSSRASKNGSKCISTRLSEPDYVALYERWVKRIKQSGSTPYVELKDIIRNALIKQEKEEIAKDFKNDLFYALRKVSWASLTPFYRKIINEITSKILIWFCLI from the coding sequence ATGAAAACATGAGAAATTAGTCAAGAAAATAAAAAAGGTGATAAATTATATGTAAAAAGCTCTAGAGCCTCAAAAAACGGCTCTAAATGCATTTCTACGCGTCTTAGTGAACCAGATTATGTGGCGTTATACGAAAGATGGGTAAAAAGAATTAAACAAAGTGGCTCTACTCCGTATGTAGAGCTTAAAGATATAATTCGCAACGCTTTAATTAAACAAGAGAAAGAGGAAATAGCTAAAGATTTCAAAAATGATTTATTTTATGCATTAAGAAAAGTATCTTGAGCGTCTTTGACTCCATTTTATCGCAAGATTATAAATGAAATAACAAGCAAAATATTGATTTGGTTTTGCTTGATTTAA
- a CDS encoding aminopeptidase P family protein yields the protein MNRKYLDKLFKEKKIDALVSEAPQTRLWYSKVQTSDGYIVIEKNKAYLFVDGRYIEYARNNAKNVEVILLQAGTLKEFFDKKAYKTVGLEKDYLNYQVYENLKNLIKPKKIEWVLGQELRILKSAEENEIMQKTIDISLAAYKELMTWVQPGMTEKEVAAYLNYLMKKHGSDKESFDEIVATGPSSAEPHHHPTDRKLKEGDLLKIDFGALYKGYSADITRTCILGGDKKANDPKQLEILQIVMEAAKAGRDAVRPGIKASEIDKICRDYITKKGYGKYFVHSTGHGLGIDVHELPNVRSTSDYILEPGMIITVEPGIYIEGLGGARNEDDVLVTEKGRYVFSRPEEKS from the coding sequence ATGAATCGTAAATATTTAGATAAATTATTTAAAGAAAAGAAAATTGATGCTTTAGTTTCTGAAGCGCCTCAAACAAGACTATGATATTCGAAAGTACAAACATCAGATGGATATATAGTAATTGAAAAAAATAAAGCTTATTTATTCGTTGATGGTAGATATATTGAATATGCAAGAAATAACGCAAAAAATGTAGAAGTTATTTTATTACAAGCTGGTACATTAAAAGAATTTTTTGACAAAAAAGCCTATAAAACAGTTGGTTTAGAAAAAGATTACTTAAATTACCAAGTATATGAAAATCTAAAAAATCTTATAAAACCTAAAAAAATCGAATGAGTTTTAGGACAAGAATTAAGAATTCTTAAATCAGCAGAAGAAAATGAAATTATGCAAAAAACTATTGATATTTCATTAGCTGCATATAAAGAATTAATGACATGAGTACAACCTGGAATGACAGAAAAAGAAGTAGCTGCATACTTAAATTATTTAATGAAAAAACATGGATCAGATAAAGAAAGTTTTGATGAAATAGTTGCTACAGGGCCTTCATCAGCTGAACCTCACCACCATCCAACAGATAGAAAATTAAAAGAAGGGGATCTTCTTAAAATCGACTTTGGTGCTCTTTACAAAGGATACAGTGCAGATATTACTAGAACATGTATTTTAGGTGGAGACAAAAAAGCGAATGATCCTAAACAATTAGAAATTTTACAAATAGTTATGGAAGCTGCAAAAGCTGGTCGTGATGCAGTAAGACCTGGAATTAAAGCAAGTGAAATTGATAAAATTTGTCGTGATTACATAACTAAAAAAGGATATGGTAAATACTTTGTTCACTCAACTGGTCATGGACTTGGAATTGATGTACATGAATTACCTAATGTTAGATCAACAAGTGACTATATTTTAGAACCTGGAATGATAATTACTGTTGAACCTGGTATTTATATTGAAGGTTTAGGCGGAGCAAGAAATGAAGATGATGTTCTTGTTACAGAAAAAGGTCGTTATGTATTCAGTAGACCTGAAGAAAAATCTTAG
- the era gene encoding GTPase Era translates to MKVCLASIIGRPNVGKSSLINQIVKYDVAIVTNVPQTTRDQIVGVYNEDDFQLVFVDTPGIHKPLNLLGEALNKSAFESTKDVDCLIFLSPVNEKVGQGDILILDKIKNTKNKIAVISKIDLAKKPEEIQEKIEELSKYSFDKILSVSRNNENSIEELIKVIKQYAYEGEPFYDEDYITDKSMRFLAKEIIRESAINLLREELPHSIAVEVIDFIEEDDIKINAIIYVKKASQKGMVIGKNGQMIKQIGTNARKKMMSQFDSKVELNLKVKIANKWINDGKALKKFGYE, encoded by the coding sequence ATGAAAGTATGTTTAGCTAGTATTATCGGCAGACCTAATGTAGGAAAATCATCATTAATAAATCAAATTGTTAAATATGATGTTGCAATTGTAACTAATGTTCCGCAAACAACAAGAGATCAAATTGTCGGCGTTTATAACGAAGATGATTTTCAATTAGTTTTTGTTGATACACCAGGTATCCACAAACCATTAAATTTATTAGGTGAAGCCTTAAATAAAAGTGCTTTTGAATCTACAAAAGATGTTGATTGTTTAATATTTCTTTCTCCTGTTAATGAAAAAGTTGGACAAGGAGATATTTTAATTTTAGATAAGATCAAAAATACCAAGAATAAAATTGCAGTCATTTCTAAAATTGATTTAGCCAAAAAACCAGAAGAAATACAAGAAAAAATTGAAGAATTAAGCAAATACAGTTTTGACAAAATATTGTCTGTTTCAAGAAATAATGAAAACTCAATTGAAGAATTAATTAAAGTTATTAAGCAATATGCCTATGAAGGTGAGCCATTTTATGATGAAGACTATATAACAGATAAATCAATGAGATTTTTAGCAAAAGAGATAATAAGAGAAAGTGCGATTAATCTTTTAAGAGAAGAGTTGCCACACTCAATTGCTGTAGAAGTTATTGATTTTATTGAAGAAGATGATATTAAAATAAATGCCATCATTTATGTCAAAAAAGCTTCTCAAAAAGGAATGGTAATTGGCAAAAATGGTCAAATGATAAAACAAATAGGAACCAACGCAAGAAAGAAAATGATGAGTCAATTTGATTCAAAAGTGGAATTAAATTTAAAAGTTAAAATAGCAAACAAATGAATTAATGATGGTAAAGCTCTTAAAAAATTTGGATATGAATAA
- the rlmD gene encoding 23S rRNA (uracil(1939)-C(5))-methyltransferase RlmD, producing the protein MKYELGQIIKGVEAINFTYEALGLVKADDYSIFVENLLPQEKADIQIKKSNTKFAFAIVVKRYNDSPKRIKVLNQKLMLSGSTPLAILNYADQLEFKENVVKYLFQRNIHFNETQKILPCEKQWNYRNKITVFVESSKGKIKFGLYEKNTHKLVEQDSYDLANESINKLLMYLNKNINNYKCFIENGQFLKQIVVRYSESYDQMMLAFVQDKPFELSEDLLKDLTSNFKNLKVILKEEKVKKTTYTYYSEAKNIQDKISNLTFNIDYNSFFQVNSYQTNNLYNLLVNNLHLDKTMNVVDAYSGIGTISLKIAEKVKKVYGLEIVKEAVINAKQNAKLNNINNTEFYEGDVLKTIDNIKEKIDTIIIDPPRAGVSKEVLEKILKIEPKQIGYISCNPHTLCRDIDLLTLSKKYKLEFLKPCDMFCQTHHVETVAILKLK; encoded by the coding sequence ATGAAATATGAATTAGGCCAAATAATAAAAGGAGTGGAAGCAATAAATTTTACTTATGAAGCATTAGGCTTAGTTAAAGCAGATGATTATTCTATTTTTGTTGAGAATTTATTGCCACAAGAAAAAGCAGATATACAAATTAAAAAATCGAACACAAAATTTGCTTTTGCTATAGTTGTAAAAAGATATAACGATAGTCCAAAAAGAATAAAAGTTTTAAATCAAAAATTAATGCTAAGTGGTTCAACTCCATTAGCAATTTTAAACTATGCAGATCAATTAGAATTTAAAGAAAATGTTGTTAAATATTTATTTCAAAGAAATATCCATTTTAATGAAACACAAAAAATTTTGCCGTGTGAAAAACAATGAAATTATAGAAACAAAATTACAGTTTTTGTTGAATCATCAAAAGGAAAAATCAAATTTGGTTTATATGAAAAAAATACACATAAATTAGTTGAGCAAGATTCTTATGATTTGGCGAATGAGTCTATAAATAAGCTTCTTATGTATTTAAACAAAAATATTAACAATTACAAATGTTTTATAGAAAACGGACAATTTTTAAAACAAATTGTTGTTAGATATTCAGAATCATATGATCAAATGATGTTAGCTTTTGTTCAAGACAAACCATTTGAATTATCTGAAGATTTATTAAAAGATTTAACCTCAAATTTTAAAAATTTAAAAGTTATATTAAAAGAAGAAAAAGTTAAAAAAACAACTTATACTTATTATTCAGAAGCTAAAAACATACAAGACAAAATTAGCAATTTAACTTTTAATATTGATTACAATAGTTTCTTTCAAGTTAACTCGTATCAAACCAATAATTTATATAACTTGCTAGTTAATAATTTGCACCTTGATAAAACTATGAATGTAGTTGATGCATATTCTGGAATCGGAACAATAAGTTTAAAAATTGCAGAAAAAGTTAAAAAAGTTTATGGACTTGAAATAGTAAAAGAAGCAGTTATAAATGCTAAGCAAAATGCAAAATTAAATAACATAAATAATACAGAATTTTATGAAGGCGATGTTTTAAAAACTATTGATAACATTAAAGAAAAAATAGACACAATAATAATAGATCCTCCAAGAGCAGGAGTATCGAAAGAAGTTTTAGAAAAAATATTAAAAATTGAACCAAAACAAATTGGTTACATAAGTTGTAATCCTCACACACTTTGCAGAGATATAGATTTATTAACATTATCAAAAAAATACAAATTAGAATTTTTAAAACCATGTGATATGTTTTGTCAAACACACCATGTAGAAACAGTTGCAATTTTAAAATTAAAATAA
- the ybeY gene encoding rRNA maturation RNase YbeY: MVELNVVNKTKNKFLFEKEYKQILENLAKEFGLNQTVSVDVTITNNDEIQKLNKEYRNKDYPTDILSFGLEDWELFENMPIYPLGELVISHEKVEAQAQEFVHSIRREYCYLFAHGLIHLMGYDHETEVERAEMNKLVDLIFEPLKISREE; the protein is encoded by the coding sequence ATGGTTGAATTAAATGTTGTAAACAAGACTAAAAATAAATTTTTGTTTGAAAAAGAATACAAGCAAATATTAGAAAATTTAGCTAAAGAATTTGGGCTTAATCAAACTGTTTCAGTTGATGTAACTATTACAAATAATGATGAAATCCAAAAACTGAATAAAGAATATAGAAACAAAGATTATCCAACAGATATCTTGTCTTTTGGTTTAGAAGATTGAGAATTATTTGAAAATATGCCAATTTATCCCTTAGGTGAATTAGTAATAAGCCATGAAAAAGTTGAAGCACAAGCTCAAGAGTTTGTTCATTCAATTCGTAGAGAATATTGTTATTTATTTGCTCATGGATTAATTCACTTGATGGGATATGATCATGAAACAGAAGTCGAAAGAGCTGAAATGAATAAACTTGTTGATTTAATATTTGAACCATTAAAAATAAGTAGAGAGGAATAA
- a CDS encoding MAG1140 family protein, giving the protein MKKLTTVSKTVWILLILLAIATVTLIVFICLYHVDKTIRVKLQVNDKKDLTLLANDKTAYLLKKNQKIIINVNDQIFNLKIRNLKIENQTIKVTFYNLPNSLKLLPNTTLDATIFVDRATLLNLILNS; this is encoded by the coding sequence TTGAAAAAATTAACAACTGTTTCTAAAACTGTGTGAATATTGTTAATATTGTTAGCTATTGCAACAGTAACTTTAATTGTTTTTATTTGTTTATATCATGTTGACAAAACAATAAGAGTTAAGTTACAAGTTAATGACAAAAAAGACTTAACTTTGTTAGCAAATGATAAGACTGCTTATTTATTAAAGAAAAATCAAAAAATAATAATTAATGTAAATGACCAAATTTTCAATTTAAAAATCCGCAACTTAAAAATTGAAAATCAAACGATTAAAGTAACCTTCTATAATTTGCCTAATAGTTTGAAACTTTTACCTAATACAACTTTAGATGCCACGATATTTGTGGATCGAGCCACTCTATTAAATTTAATATTAAATTCATAA
- a CDS encoding nuclease PIN, whose product MEKKKGKGKIMHEIKNNKFDEILLSEESKQKIDQDLKQNGIKSTLAKKYLEELKTIGEKYGI is encoded by the coding sequence ATGGAAAAGAAGAAAGGAAAAGGAAAAATTATGCATGAGATTAAAAACAATAAATTTGATGAAATTTTATTAAGTGAAGAATCAAAACAAAAAATAGATCAAGATTTAAAACAAAATGGTATCAAAAGTACCTTAGCTAAAAAATATCTTGAAGAATTAAAAACAATAGGAGAAAAATATGGAATATAG
- a CDS encoding DUF3137 domain-containing protein, with product MGVTTKPKSYLDFVNENLQSFKEIVSNSFDSVIKNKKNILSKLKILLIVSIVLLVLGGIGLILSFFFFIKTNSKNTAIFAGLIISAIVTGIGSIVLSVFLGKRKKLFKELKHVLDKEKLFDKAFEKLSYKAIDPNDPEQAQLLEKFKQGYDKNRDCLDWVDHIPGAYWIPSDANVDSTGKIYFVMDKNENPWVIQTVRYHWVREERDLKGNITIRHIYDYATLFEGIFYSLPKSKNFTLAIGNRCGLTNNLKQNIKYENQEFDKLFKAYCSDSLKGHNIYQPYPMEITLEHCKQNKSYVKSFGMLLDDQNIKCWVRPRGSILEIDMPSNTINKDKIVKTVCKDILEDTYSVYWLFSLLTIPGYFN from the coding sequence ATGGGAGTTACAACTAAACCAAAGAGTTATTTAGATTTTGTGAATGAAAACTTACAATCATTTAAAGAAATAGTTTCAAACAGTTTTGATTCAGTTATTAAAAATAAAAAGAATATTTTGTCAAAATTAAAAATATTACTAATTGTTTCAATAGTACTATTAGTTTTAGGTGGAATTGGATTAATATTATCTTTCTTTTTCTTCATAAAAACTAATTCAAAAAATACAGCAATATTTGCTGGATTAATTATTTCTGCAATAGTAACAGGAATTGGTTCAATTGTATTATCAGTATTTTTAGGAAAAAGGAAAAAACTTTTTAAAGAACTCAAACACGTTCTTGATAAAGAAAAATTATTTGACAAAGCTTTTGAAAAATTATCATACAAAGCAATCGATCCAAATGACCCAGAACAAGCACAATTATTAGAAAAATTTAAACAAGGCTATGATAAAAATAGAGATTGTTTAGACTGAGTAGATCATATTCCTGGTGCATATTGAATTCCTTCAGATGCTAATGTAGACTCAACTGGAAAAATTTATTTTGTTATGGACAAAAATGAAAATCCATGAGTTATTCAAACTGTTCGTTATCATTGAGTAAGAGAAGAAAGAGACTTAAAAGGAAATATAACAATTAGACATATTTATGATTATGCAACATTATTTGAAGGAATCTTCTATTCTCTTCCTAAATCTAAAAACTTTACTTTAGCAATTGGGAATAGATGCGGATTAACTAATAATTTAAAACAAAATATCAAATATGAAAATCAAGAATTCGACAAATTATTCAAAGCTTATTGTTCAGATTCATTAAAAGGCCACAATATTTACCAACCTTATCCAATGGAGATTACACTTGAACATTGCAAACAAAATAAAAGTTATGTAAAATCGTTTGGTATGCTTTTAGATGATCAAAACATTAAATGTTGAGTACGTCCTCGAGGTTCAATTTTAGAAATTGATATGCCTTCAAACACAATTAATAAAGATAAAATTGTTAAAACTGTATGTAAAGATATTCTTGAAGATACATATTCAGTTTACTGATTATTCTCACTTCTAACAATACCTGGATATTTCAACTAA
- a CDS encoding MAGa4850 family ICE element protein, whose amino-acid sequence MSVYGELRLIANEGSENEVRKFEANLEWRKNYFGKKVYDKLSQDTVSEILKTKIVLGESYYKILRTEKVAFEVYVCLRFLGAKKRYVNFYE is encoded by the coding sequence ATGAGTGTATACGGCGAACTAAGGTTAATTGCAAATGAAGGAAGCGAAAACGAAGTTAGAAAGTTTGAAGCTAACTTGGAATGGAGAAAAAATTATTTTGGCAAGAAGGTTTATGACAAGTTAAGCCAAGATACAGTTAGTGAAATTTTAAAAACAAAGATAGTACTCGGTGAAAGCTACTATAAGATTTTGAGAACTGAAAAAGTTGCTTTTGAAGTGTATGTCTGTTTAAGGTTTCTTGGGGCTAAAAAACGCTATGTAAATTTTTATGAATAG
- a CDS encoding helix-turn-helix domain-containing protein, translating to MSWRNAKKLSWNERTVLEYLLWATNYSITKIAKILGYSRTTINNEIKNNSTFWGYFALDAIEKTITREKWKNHFKF from the coding sequence TTGTCATGAAGAAATGCAAAAAAATTATCATGAAATGAACGCACTGTTCTTGAATACTTACTTTGAGCAACTAATTATAGTATAACAAAAATAGCAAAAATATTAGGTTATTCAAGAACAACTATTAATAATGAAATAAAAAATAATTCTACTTTTTGGGGTTATTTTGCTTTAGATGCAATTGAAAAAACAATTACAAGAGAAAAGTGAAAAAATCATTTTAAATTTT
- the cdd gene encoding cytidine deaminase: protein MDVKKLKSLLKYSYCPWSKFKVAAIAIDAEGREWPGVNVENAAFPSGLCAERCALFGSVAHGAKVGTFKEIHIISSGDDFISPCAGCRQVMTEFMPDDGLIYQYNKNGDKCRVNKVIEMVPFPIRTEQIK, encoded by the coding sequence ATGGACGTTAAAAAATTAAAATCTTTATTGAAGTATTCATATTGTCCTTGATCTAAATTTAAGGTTGCTGCTATTGCAATTGATGCTGAGGGTAGAGAATGACCTGGGGTAAATGTTGAAAATGCTGCTTTTCCATCTGGCTTATGTGCAGAAAGATGTGCTCTTTTCGGATCAGTTGCTCATGGTGCAAAAGTTGGAACATTTAAAGAAATTCACATTATTTCTTCTGGAGATGATTTTATTTCTCCATGTGCAGGATGTCGTCAAGTAATGACAGAATTTATGCCCGATGATGGTTTAATTTACCAATACAATAAAAATGGCGACAAATGTAGAGTAAATAAAGTAATTGAAATGGTCCCATTTCCTATTAGAACAGAGCAAATTAAATAA
- a CDS encoding CDS14 family ICE transfer lipoprotein, with translation MKFMAIGTIVPLASLTTSCFGPIFEPHQPPNPNPNPNPNPSGGESTDWSDVDGYVHYDAEKNPKDFLKKDNQYYFAQVLHNEQKHDADVYRNDNWKKNEYMPKINVRLDLDKDWYTSQPELNEIKDLFDVDYSAPVKLNNMMRNFLNPEYKDLGLVDSKNYINSMASYLEGPQKDVFAYKDSYHGNKWVFEDQKEVREHYHYYFDMDLDNYYKQFINDFALKGTSKTFKDIAIDGLYKQGIWNNYFDLGSDYSKWFYLAFTRSNVEKYHESFKIYETAKQNKDFIMQLPTGDDYNLWNDLSSFAWMAGKMVKLTLVNNEAYKKYLELLQMFGTIQAGNKKWFEIEPIYRNYFKEHLDKATNALLNVLKYGAVFGVEMEELGKEKKTLVKMFPVAIGDSQFADYEYSYVWAYRTLYDVLMPMYGANDWEVPYSFTEYDNQKSGNTPYAPIYEYINFFTNTVFKAKDKSFKELELNTKFMNKMQEAEYKKEAKSKFHSWIAIWNNRVNGSLDTSTLD, from the coding sequence ATGAAGTTTATGGCAATTGGAACGATAGTTCCTTTAGCAAGTTTAACGACGAGTTGTTTTGGTCCTATTTTTGAGCCACATCAACCTCCAAATCCAAATCCGAACCCTAATCCAAACCCTAGTGGCGGAGAAAGCACGGATTGGAGCGATGTGGATGGCTATGTACATTATGATGCAGAAAAGAATCCAAAAGATTTTCTAAAGAAGGACAATCAATATTATTTTGCACAAGTATTGCATAATGAGCAAAAACATGATGCCGATGTGTATAGAAATGATAATTGAAAAAAGAACGAGTATATGCCTAAAATCAATGTTCGTTTAGACTTGGATAAAGACTGGTATACTAGCCAACCTGAATTAAACGAAATTAAAGATTTATTCGATGTTGATTATAGCGCGCCGGTGAAGTTGAATAATATGATGAGAAACTTTTTGAATCCTGAATATAAAGATTTAGGTCTTGTGGATTCAAAGAATTATATTAATTCAATGGCTAGTTATTTAGAAGGACCGCAAAAAGATGTATTTGCCTATAAGGATAGTTATCATGGTAATAAATGAGTGTTTGAGGACCAAAAGGAAGTAAGAGAACACTATCACTATTATTTTGATATGGACCTTGATAATTACTATAAACAATTCATCAATGATTTTGCTCTTAAAGGCACAAGCAAGACATTTAAAGATATTGCTATTGATGGTTTATATAAACAAGGAATATGGAATAATTATTTCGACTTAGGAAGCGATTATTCAAAATGGTTTTATTTAGCTTTTACAAGAAGTAATGTTGAAAAATACCATGAAAGCTTTAAGATTTATGAGACTGCAAAACAAAACAAAGATTTCATAATGCAATTGCCTACGGGTGATGATTATAATCTTTGAAATGATTTAAGTAGTTTTGCTTGGATGGCTGGTAAGATGGTTAAGCTAACGTTAGTCAATAACGAAGCTTATAAAAAGTATTTAGAGTTATTGCAAATGTTTGGAACTATTCAAGCTGGAAATAAGAAGTGGTTTGAAATTGAACCAATATATAGAAATTATTTTAAAGAGCACTTGGATAAAGCAACAAATGCATTGCTTAATGTTCTTAAATATGGAGCAGTCTTTGGTGTGGAAATGGAAGAATTAGGCAAAGAGAAAAAAACCTTAGTTAAGATGTTTCCAGTAGCTATTGGTGATAGTCAATTTGCTGATTATGAATATAGCTACGTGTGGGCGTATAGAACACTATATGATGTGCTAATGCCTATGTATGGGGCTAATGATTGAGAAGTGCCATATAGTTTTACTGAATATGATAATCAAAAGTCAGGCAATACACCATATGCTCCAATTTACGAATACATAAACTTTTTTACAAATACTGTTTTTAAAGCTAAAGATAAAAGTTTTAAAGAACTTGAATTAAACACTAAATTTATGAATAAAATGCAAGAGGCTGAATATAAAAAAGAAGCTAAAAGTAAGTTTCATAGCTGAATTGCAATTTGGAATAATAGAGTTAATGGAAGCTTGGATACAAGCACTTTAGATTAA
- a CDS encoding HpyAIV family type II restriction enzyme has product MEYSQFEAELKSALTNDPTLKLLKEIINKPFNFVSPTNPFDVKTKIKQSFLKHQERIYDKFIQYCALSLITQYGFSLQRSNFRYNLPLKEGQHLGDIPEQVIINASFIFRLNNNSTKDEPTDMFVVYLRKRDCYSHKAMKKTCENIIKQLEALKIIYPKMNIKGALWFLDNDYIKNIRLFNNFYYEQVDLRPYYGADFFEILDKKEDWLKIESFIKKFKENNQNYFSKMPDLDQSDEALIALLYLEKSEWTKLNSNKEIYRNIKENIFNLNDKNSNLFKAIAKRNKSY; this is encoded by the coding sequence ATGGAATATAGTCAATTTGAAGCAGAACTTAAAAGCGCCTTAACAAATGACCCTACATTAAAACTTTTAAAAGAAATAATCAATAAACCTTTTAATTTTGTTTCACCAACCAACCCATTTGATGTTAAGACTAAAATTAAACAATCATTTTTGAAGCATCAAGAAAGAATTTATGACAAATTTATTCAATATTGTGCTTTAAGTTTAATTACTCAATATGGTTTTAGTTTACAAAGAAGCAATTTTAGATACAATTTGCCTCTTAAAGAGGGACAACACTTAGGAGACATTCCTGAACAAGTAATAATCAATGCATCTTTCATTTTTAGATTGAATAATAATTCAACAAAAGATGAACCAACAGATATGTTTGTTGTTTATTTAAGAAAGAGAGATTGCTATTCACATAAAGCAATGAAAAAAACTTGTGAGAATATCATTAAACAATTAGAAGCCTTAAAAATTATTTACCCAAAAATGAATATTAAGGGTGCTTTATGATTTTTAGATAATGATTATATAAAGAATATTAGATTATTTAATAATTTTTATTATGAACAAGTAGACTTAAGACCTTATTATGGAGCTGATTTCTTTGAAATATTAGATAAAAAAGAAGATTGATTAAAGATAGAAAGTTTTATAAAAAAATTTAAAGAAAACAATCAAAATTATTTTTCGAAAATGCCAGATTTAGATCAATCAGATGAAGCACTTATAGCATTGCTTTATTTGGAAAAGTCAGAATGAACCAAATTAAATTCAAATAAAGAAATTTATAGAAATATTAAAGAAAATATTTTCAATTTAAATGATAAAAATTCTAATTTATTTAAAGCAATTGCAAAAAGGAACAAATCTTATTAA